The Mercurialis annua linkage group LG2, ddMerAnnu1.2, whole genome shotgun sequence genome contains a region encoding:
- the LOC126668755 gene encoding uncharacterized protein LOC126668755: MCYRKKEGKSPDRLIFFDVTHKKKDGTYVDDSIKNLMDKASALQAERSQNSNNSTAEVNEQIFREVMGKEHNGRVRGLGLGPTPRSYFGATSYNVAEKWNGSTSSSQSNEVAILKESLQEMTSKYEEVNKKYEVLSTNHEGVSQTLLALANFVSEKFPGQLWMPTQANKNQMLILNIDSFLLSLFTEMMLLGIN, translated from the exons ATGTGTTATAGGAAAAAAGAAGGGAAATCTCCTGATAGACTCATTTTTTTTGATGTCACTCATAAGAAGAAAGATGGAACTTATGTGGATGACAGCATTAAAAATCTAATG GATAAAGCATCTGCTCTTCAAGCTGAACGTAGTCAAAATTCTAATAATAGCACAGCGGAAGTTAACGAGCAAATATTTAGAGAAGTAATGGGTAAAGAGCACAATGGTCGTGTGAGAGGTTTAGGGTTGGGGCCAACGCCTAGAAGTTATTTTGGAGCAACTTCTTATAATGTGGCTGAAAAATGGAATGGTTCTACAAGTTCAAGTCAGTCAAATGAAGTAGCAATTCTCAAAGAATCACTTCAAGAGATGACATCCAAGTATGAGGAAgtgaataaaaaatatgaagtttTATCAACTAATCATGAAGGTGTGTCTCAAACATTACTTGCTTTGGCGAACTTTGTATCTGAAAAGTTTCCCGGACAACTTTGGATGCCAACACAAGCGAACAAAAATCAG ATGCTAATTCTGAACATCGACAGTTTCTTGCTCTCTTTGTTTACG GAAATGATGTTGCTCGGGATAAATTGA